A window from Centropristis striata isolate RG_2023a ecotype Rhode Island chromosome 4, C.striata_1.0, whole genome shotgun sequence encodes these proteins:
- the lyrm9 gene encoding LYR motif-containing protein 9 produces the protein MLSLVGAEMTPVQLYRHLLRCCRQLPSPAMQQHYRHAIRQGYNSHSDEDDQERIQMIIQRAIIDAEWILDKYTKKK, from the exons ATGCTGTCTTTAGTTGGAGCTGAGATGACACCAGTGCAGCTCTATCGACACCTCCTGAGATGTTGCAGGCAGTTACCAAGCCCAGCAATGCAGCAGCATTATCGACATGCCATAAGACAG GGTTACAACAGTCACTCAGATGAAGACGACCAAGAGAGGATACAAATGATCATCCAAAGAGCTATTATAGATGCAGAATGGATTCTTGATAAA taTACCAAGAAGAAGTGA